In Mercurialis annua linkage group LG5, ddMerAnnu1.2, whole genome shotgun sequence, a single genomic region encodes these proteins:
- the LOC126680389 gene encoding aluminum-activated malate transporter 2-like translates to MEVGSAKPWPVTLKAKMEDFGRSIKKVGEDDPRRVIHSLKVGFALTLVSIFYYYQPLYQSFGVSAMWAVMTVVVVFEFSVGATLGKGLNRVMATLLAGALGVGAHHLADLTGHIGEPILLGTFVFLQAVTATFIRFFPKVKARYDYGILVFILTFTLVSVSGFRVDEIIEFAHKRLSTILIGGSACVIIAIFVYPVWAGQDLHNLIAFNLEKLGNFLEGFGDEYFKVPEDEEESEDQGSFMQAYKSVLNSKSNEESLANFARWEPGHGRFQFGHPWKQYLKVGNLTRQCAYRIEALYGYLNDDIKASVDVRSKIEEACTKVSIESGRALKELSMAIKSMTYPISAHKHIHNAKMAANNIKSLLKSSPWEKIELLQVIPLVTVASLLIDVVNCTEEIAESVCELASKARFKKVDCLGVSPETLRNVKSPRHADDHKHHLVISVDDNSSAPKISDYK, encoded by the exons ATGGAAGTTGGTTCTGCGAAACCGTGGCCCGTAACGTTGAAAGCTAAAATGGAGGATTTTGGAAGAAGTATAAAGAAAGTTGGGGAAGATGATCCGAGAAGAGTTATACATTCACTGAAAGTAGGGTTTGCACTAACGTTGGTGTCCATATTTTACTACTATCAACCACTTTATCAAAGCTTTGGTGTGTCTGCAATGTGGGCTGTTATGACTGTCGTTGTTGTCTTCGAATTTTCTGTTG GGGCCACTCTTGGAAAAGGACTAAATAGGGTAATGGCAACTCTACTGGCTGGTGCTCTAGGAGTTGGAGCTCATCACCTGGCAGACCTAACCGGTCATATAGGCGAGCCCATATTACTTGGGACTTTTGTCTTCCTGCAAG CGGTAACAGCAACATTTATAAGGTTCTTTCCAAAAGTGAAAGCAAGATATGACTATGGAATTCTAGTTTTCATCTTGACATTCACCTTGGTATCGGTCTCGGGTTTTCGGGTTGATGAAATCATAGAATTTGCACACAAGAGACTCTCAACCATTTTAATCGGGGGCTCTGCCTGTGTCATCATTGCCATTTTTGTTTACCCTGTTTGGGCTGGCCAAGATCTTCATAATCTCATTGCTTTCAACTTGGAAAAACTCGGCAACTTCTTAGAAG GATTTGGAGATGAGTATTTTAAAGTAccagaagatgaagaagaatcCGAAGATCAGGGATCATTTATGCAAGCTTATAAAAGTGTTCTAAATTCTAAGAGTAATGAAGAATCACTG GCTAATTTTGCAAGATGGGAGCCAGGGCATGGACGGTTCCAATTTGGGCACCCTTGGAAACAATATTTAAAAGTTGGAAATTTAACTCGCCAATGTGCCTATCGAATTGAGGCACTATATGGCTACCTAAATGATGACATCAag GCATCCGTAGATGTGAGGAGTAAAATTGAGGAAGCATGCACAAAAGTAAGCATCGAATCTGGCAGAGCACTGAAGGAACTTTCAATGGCAATAAAAAGCATGACCTATCCCATCTCAGCTCATAAACACATACACAATGCAAAAATGGCTGCAAATAATATCAAGTCTTTACTCAAGTCTAGCCCATGGGAGAAAATTGAGCTTTTACAAGTAATCCCACTGGTTACggtagcttcacttttaattgaTGTGGTCAATTGCACTGAGGAAATTGCTGAATCCGTTTGTGAACTTGCTTCTAAAGCGCGCTTTAAGAAGGTCGATTGTCTCGGTGTATCACCGGAAACATTGCGGAATGTTAAGTCCCCACGCCACGCCGATGATCATAAGCACCATCTTGTTATCTCAGTTGACGATAATTCTTCTGCACCAAAGATTAGtgattacaaataa